In the genome of Candida albicans SC5314 chromosome 6, complete sequence, the window RCTTGTAAAATCTTtgccatcttttttttcgcgcctaacaaaatttgttagcaaaaaaatttttgccATCTTTTTTCCGCGTTTCCATTAGTATGGAACAACACGGGGGGTCCTTGTAGGTTGTGTTGATAGAGCAGGTAGAGCAGGTAGAGATGTGTTCGTATKTTTGTGCGTATTTTTGCGCATTGTGGGGTGTTGTTGCGCATTGTTGCGCATTTTTTCTGTTGACCACGGATGTCTAACTTCAAGCGAGCACCCGAGCAAAGCGAGAGTCACACAAACAAGTTTAGATTTAGCAATAATTTTCTAGCCAATAGAGGCCACACACCTCGAGTGAGCAACACTTCTCCAACTGCCGCACCACAACCGTACGGATGCtcacctttttttttttttctttttggggTGCTTGCACCCCCTTTAGTCCGGATGTGTGTGAGAATGARTTGGGTGTGCGGATGCTTTAGATAGTTGATTGAYTGTACGGATGTTTGACTTGGGTAGGGTGCTGTTCAATTAGAGGGTGGTTTATTTGAGAGCGTTTTAATTTGGGTTCGAGGAGTTGTTGAGGTATAGAGTATTTCAAAATRGGAATGTTGTTCCAAACTGGGGGGTTGTTCAATTAGGTATGAAAGTGGTTCAAATCAGTGAATaagtttaattttgatataGTTTTTCAATCTCAGAGTAGKTCAAATTTGAAGAGAGTTTCAAATTGGTGTAGTTGTTTTASAGTTAGTGTTGAGAGAGGTTTAAATCAAGGGTAGTTCCGGTACAGTGATTTGTACAAAGTCAGAGTAGTTGTAAACRAGAAGAGAGTTTTAAACTATTGGGgttgttgttcaattagARATTGGTTTATTTGAGAGAGTTGTAATTGAAGTTCAGGGAGTTGTTGAAATTCCGAGTGGCTCATTTCAGAAGAGAGTTCCAAACTAgttgtgttgttgttgaattagtTTTAAGATTGGTCTAAATCAAGGGTTGAGTTCCTGGTTCAGGTAGTTGTTCAATCTCAAAGTGGTTGAAATTTGAAGAGAGttccaaatcaattgtaaaGTTACTCAATTTTGCCATCCGGTTAATACATTGGTCGAAAATAGCTATTCACTGTTTCTCACGTGTAGTTTCCAAGAGAGATATTCAATTACTGTGCTCATTTGATAGTGTGTCaaattggttgaattgKGGTTGTTAAATCTGGTTTAAATAGTTCTGGTACAGTGAGTTGAGAGTTCTAGagatattcaaattgatcacCAGATTAAAgcatttgttgatattgctGCAAATTAGAGCAGTAAGTTAGATcattttgaattggttACAGAACTGCTAGTGTGGGCTAACGAGTGGGTTAATTGTTGTGGTGATTACAGCAGGGGGTAGTTTTAGAGTTGTTCAAATTCGTTAGGCAATTGATAGTGTTAGCTTGATCTTGAGGGACTTTGAATTCGGAGTTGCTAACACGTACAAGTCGCTCTTGTTGGCAGTTAGACTTTCGTAAATTAAATCAGTGCCCCCCCCCTTGGTTAGTCTTGGCTGGGGCTACATCTGAAGATGTCCAAWAAATTTTGGGAAAATTCAACACTATCTCTGATGAAGAACCTTCGSGATGGAATTTGATCGACAAATTTCTCTTCACCTGTCGTTACCGCGTTTTTATGTAAGCTTTACTGTCATTTTTATGATCTGATTACTCCTTGAATGACTTTTCCTCTACAACTGTGCTTGATGTCTTATAGACATGGGTTTATCCTCCAATTCAGAGTTTCTGGCCTACAGTTAGTCTTGCCATTCGAGGTGTCTTTCTATACATCTACATRCTTCACTACCCCTACTAAYCCCCTCTCTTTGTTCGCCCAAGTCACCCAGTTCGGACTRTAATGCACCACCTCCTGGTAGGCCGGCACCATATCTCCCCAGAAACACACCACTTCCACCTGCATACCCAACATGATACTCCTTGTAGATGTAGTTGCCCTTYTCTTTTGAAAACCCATCGGGTATAGCCTTAAAATTGTTCCCAAACTTGCCTACCACCARCAACCCCAAGACAATATACCGGTTAAACTTGGTAATAAATGGCACMACAGGCAACACCAAAAACTGGGAAAACACCACCACTGTCCAGGTGTTCAGAGGCTAGTGATTCTTGCACAGTCTTRTTAACTCCTTCTAATACTMAYCACCCCGAATTGTAAACCAGGCAAATACTGCAACGACCARTCATAGTTATGCTCCACCAAAGGTGTYTCAGTATCCCGTTCATCCTCTGTGCCRTACCTCTCTTCTTCCCCACTCAACAACGGCTCATCACCACCTCTRACCCTAGTGAWGGTCTTATACTTGACAACGGGGTGCTCATGTAGCACCAAATTAACCCTGGCTAGGGCAGATATGGGCGTGGCAAAAAAGTGGTGTACACCGCAGGCTCCTCCGAATCGTCAACAACTCCAAAATCTATCGCATTCGACATAACRATTTGGGACTCACRTTATSCTCCCCCAAGTGTGCCATTAACCCCAGATTATTGCTCTCATAATACAAGTATCTTCTCTCCATATCTTTGATTCTATCAATCATGGACTTGATCCATCCACGACAACCCCAAAATCTCTTTCTCTGGCTTGTCGGTAAACTATTCCGTAACCACAATGGTCAAATTAGCAATGTCTTCCTAGACCTAACACCACAAACAAATGCATTTGGATTTGGTGGGGGTACTCTATCTGATGACGTATCTTCTTCCAGCATTGGTTGGTGGGTATCAGTTGCtgtggtttttttttgtcgtGTTCAAATTTCGCatgcattttttttagtgcTCTACAGAAAATGGTCGAAATACTGTTGGCCGAAGTTACGTGTTGTGCAATCTACTAAACTCTTTGTCTTTTGTTGCTCCCTCCTCAAAAACTTCAACTTTGATgtcattcaattcaaaagaGCCTTGTTATGGAGGTATTAGATACGTTGAATCATTGGCAAGCTCAAGCCAATACACCTCGCTCAAATCTTTTGATTCTCAATAAACACCTAGGATACTGCTTGTCGTCAGCTATATTATAGCTTTGGCCATTGCAATCCTGTCCTGTCTGGGTGTATAGTTAAAAGAGTAGCAGTCGGTCTTATAGAGAGGAACCTGAAATTGCCCCAGTCTTGCATTGCATAATcgtatatttattaaacttCTAATTAGATCATTTCAAGTAGTATTATGGACATAACCAGATTCAACAGCATCGCTTACTCACCTTTGAGACTTGTGCCATAATTCTAGGGTTAGCTGTCTCAtcatttcttggtgtaatgTTTTGCCATTTCCCCTGGTTCKGTAATTCATagacaacaaaaattgttaaCTTTCCATGTTTGCTGAGACTGATGTTCAATCTGAACMCGAATCCATGAGCGTGGTAWTATTAAtcgttttttttgatttctctTGACGTTTATATTTTCCAGCTCCTTTTAAAATCCGTCTTACTGCTCGTGTTATAGCTAGATACGTGTACTCTAGGTGTTCGTGAATCGGTGTTTTTCCATCCTGCTGTGTTGATTCGTTGCTGGCACGAAAGATAATGTTATGGCAAATCTGGCGAGAGCTATTTGTAGTTGAAGACTCTGACCTTGTTGTTAGAAGACAATTGGATGATCTGCTGCTCCGTCAAATTGAACAGAACTATCACGAGATTCTTCCATTGGTTCTAAGCAGCCGCAAATGACTACTAGTTCACAAACAACGTCAATGTGTTGGATACATCTGTGGTGSAAAGTRAACTGTTTTTGAAAGTTTTTATTCCACCCAATTTTTTGGTGAGACGGTACAACTTTTCTCATTTTGGCAAAAACTTTGCAGTGCTAAATCAGACATCTTGGTGAGCCCAACCAAAACAGCCATACTTCTAGTGGATCTTTCTATACTACAACATTCACACTGCTTGACCTACAACTACACATAAAAGATTTACTGTTGACTCACAAGATATAAACTGTACTAATAAAGGAGTGCATTCTATGGCCTCTGGAGAGGAACTGCGAAAAGAGTGAAGGGAACTGTTTGTATACACGGAATATTCGTGAGAATTAGTCCTRGTACACGATAGGcattaatttttaataagCAAAAAACAGAGTAAATAAAGTTTACGCCCACTAAAAGTGTCKACTGAAACTCGGTCTCTATATCCTAAATacctttcttttctcttctKTTTATACTAATTCCCGGCTCTCGATGAGtgcaaatttttcaccaatGTTGACCTAATACGCACGACTTATATTAATGGAATCTGAGTATCAGTGAACACTTGATAGTATATTAATCACTATGTGTGCGTATGTAGATATATACTTCCTCAACAGACCGATCCTTCGGAGGTCGTGTCTCCGTCTACACTCTGGGTGTAGATGTYCCTATATATCAAGGWGTTATTTCCCTGACACAAACGTCGCATAAACCAACAAGAATAATTTTATCACACCTTTATTTCCCCCCACCATGCCAGAAAACCTCCAAACAAGATTACATAACTCACTCGACgagatattgaaatcatcagGATACATATTTGAGATAATCGACCAAAACAGAAAACAAAGCAATGTGATTACTAGCCCCAACAACGAACTAATCCAAAAATCCATAACCCAACTGCTCAACGGCGAAATCCAAAACTTCCATGCTATTCTAGACCAAACAGTGTCGAAACTCGATGATGCAGAGTGGTGTCTCGGCGTTATggttgaaaagaaaaagaaacttgACGAATTGAAAGTCAAAGAAGAAGCGGCAAGaaagaaggaagaagaGGCCAAGAAGGAAGAAGAGGYCAAGAAAGCAGAGGAAGCGAAGAAgtgttttattttacttTTCTGTCAAATTTGCACTACTTTTAATTTGTGTGCAAATATTCTATTTTACTTGATTTTTATatacttttattttacAATACTTTTTTATAGGACTTTTTatatcttttctttatcaactCATCTTTTATACAATATATTCTTACGATTATAACTTTCAATTAAGAAATACAACTTTTTATTAGCATTCTCCTACAAGTTCTTAAGTTCCTAGGAAATTCTTCGAAACTATAATTAAAGACGAAAAGTGTAAAACAAACAGAAGGCAGAGGAGGCCAGAAAGAAAGCAGAGACCGCCCCACAAAAGTTTGACAACTTTGACGACTTTATTGGCTTTGACATCAACGACAATACCAACGACGAAGACATGTTGTCCAACATGGACTACGAGGACCTAAAATTGGACGACAAAGTACCTGCCACCACAGACAACAACTTGGACATGAACAACATACTTGAAAACGACGAGCTGATACTAGACGGGTTGAACATGACATTGCTCGACAATGGCGACCACGTAAACGAAGAGTTTGATGTAGACAGCTTTTTAAACCAGTTTGGYAATTARGGGCTCTGTTCTACAAGACATATACAGATAGTRCAGgaataagaaaagaaatattttatatagCTATATATTTCAAGTGTTTATTCTGTTCAACAAGTTCTAACCGTAGATACACCAAATCACCAAGTCAGACATTACTGAGCTAGCTTAACGGKCCAACTACTTTAAATTGCAATCCGTTCTTTACTTGAGTCAGTCGACTCTACAACAACTATCCTGAggtgattattttttggtggAAATTTTGACCAAATTCTTAAGCAAAAATCTAGTTTCTACTGATAAATAAATACACATTGCTCTACTTCTGTACTCCACACTCTGCTATTGCTTGATAGCCATCCTTAAATCAACAGAATCCACTAATTCTGCTACTTCCAGAACCATGACTACTCTACATTTTTAACCATCTCAATTAATTACCATCTTTTTCTCTCATTATTTGGCACTATGGCCGAGTTGGTCTAAGGCGGTAGACTCAAGAATTATTCTTCTCCTGCGATCCAGGGGTTTCTACTATCGTAAGATGCAGGAGTTCGAATCTCCTTGGtgtcattatttttttttttccaagaACCtctcatttttttttttcaaaaattatttctACAATTTCCTCTATTCTTAAAAATCTTTGGTATTAAACTAAAAATGTACCTAACTAAACTACTAGGCtggaaaataataaatctaaCGTTAACGAAATAagcaaaaataattttttttttttcaagacAATTCCATGTTTGGGGATSAAAACTGCCTGCAATTATATATCCTGTAACAATCCCCttatatcaacaacaacccaagaacaacaaaaagtCCACTGGCAGAAACCTTACCACCAATATTCTCAATTTGTGTGACTGATTGGGCAGTTTGTGTCGATATCCATGATGTGGTCAAACTGGCAGCAGTGGTAGATGGATAAACACTTTCAGCAGCAACAGTAACCGAGTTGACAACTTCCTTAGCAGCTTGTGTATCACactcttcatcatcatcccAGCTATCATCCTCATCGTCACACTCTGGTTCAGGAGTTtgatcatcttcatcatcgtAGCCATCTTCACCAGGGCAAACATAATCGTTACCAGATCCACCCCACCAGCTTCCAGACGATCCACCAGTaactgaagaagaaccGGAATCACCTGAACTAACACCAGAACTGGATCCAGAACTTGAACCAGATCCCGAACCACCCCACCAGCTGCCACCATTGTCTGGCTCTTCATCGTCATAACCTTCTTCACCAGGACAAACGTAATCATTTCCAGATCCACCCCAGGTACCACCAGAACTTGCTCCAGAATTTGAACTTGATCCAGAACCAGAACCAGAAGTAGTACCACCACTTGATCCAGCACCAGAACCCCACCAAGAGCCTGTGCCAGATCCAGAACTTGATCCACCTGTTGGCACACATTCGccatcatcttcttcatacCATTCCCATTCACCATCATCAGAGGAGCCACTGGCAGAACCACCGGCATTGTCTTCCCCTTCATAGCCATCATCTTCCCAGTCATCTGGATAGACAGTGTGTGTGGTAATAACAGTCACAGTCGTAGTATATATCTGTCCACCTGGAGCAACAGTCGTCAGTGGACATGTGGTTGTGATTGTCAACGTAACAGTTTCATCACAGATTTCACCAGATTGTGTAAGATAAGTGGTAAATGTCTGACCACCACCAGTATATGTGATAGAAACAACTTCCGTTTCAGTATGTTGATTAGTGGTTGGAGGTAATTTCGTGGTGAGTGTTTGAGTTGTTGGCACCCCATCGGAAGTAAATGTTCTAGTGGTTGACACAGTTGGATGGATAGTAGGAATTTCAGTTTCACAATCAGTCTCg includes:
- the TLO13 gene encoding Tlo13p (Member of a family of telomere-proximal genes of unknown function; may be spliced in vivo; overlaps orf19.6337.1, which is a region annotated as blocked reading frame): MPENLQTRLHNSLDEILKSSGYIFEIIDQNRKQSNVITSPNNELIQKSITQSLNGEIQNFHAILDQTVSKLDDAEWCLGVMVEKKKKLDELKVKEEAARKKEEEAKKEEEXKKAEEAKKCFILLFCQICTTFNLCANILFYLIFIYFYFTILFYRTFYIFSLSTHLLYNIFLRL